The Camelus bactrianus isolate YW-2024 breed Bactrian camel chromosome 12, ASM4877302v1, whole genome shotgun sequence genome includes a window with the following:
- the BIK gene encoding bcl-2-interacting killer — MSRDPGSETPRRWRELQFPVGSRASRGPCGPQSPHLCNGAAPFRRARGTRRPIALLLPPAQPPGRRSHVLPGRADPASPGPRRHSRAGTKKGRWRRHGSPPAPGRPGAAHLRRAGDGLAAGRGEVRNRNCARGGRGRAPSARAPSREEMSQARPVSRNLFFLYTFLQNHGPGSLHEQVVGVPGVTVTDVLEFDPEISPDRDSLHELAAQLASTADDMELRFVLCQFAELPWMVIYSLFFTYNQTGLRDVYRSFMYALTNLRENRRFRNFLAGRGRVFPGPWREMVLSLLLGVLLSCGCRLAH; from the exons ATGTCTCGGGACCCCGGCTCCGAAACACCCCGTCGCTGGCGGGAGCTCCAGTTCCCCGTTGGCAGCCGTGCCAGCCGCGGCCCCTGCGGGCCTCAGTCTCCGCATCTGTGCAATGGGGCGGCCCCTTTTCGCCGCGCCCGGGGCACCAGACGTCCCAtcgccctcctcctccctcctgcgcAGCCTCCGGGGCGGCGGTCCCACGTCCTCCCCGGCCGTGCGGACCCCGCCAGCCCAGGGCCGCGACGGCACAGCCGCGCGGGCACCAAAAAAGGAAGATGGCGTCGGCACGGGTCCCCGCCGGCCCCGGGGCGCCCCGGCGCCGCGCACCTGCGAAGGGCGGGAGACGGCCTGGCTGCGGGACGCGGGGAAGTCCGGAACAGGAACTGCGCGCGCGGCGGGCGCGGCCGCGCTCCGTCTGCCCGCGCCCCGAGCAG AGAAGAAATGTCTCAAGCAAGACCTGTCTCTAGGAACCTCTTTTTTTTGTACACCTTCCTGCAAAATCATGGCCCTGGCTCCCTGCACGAGCAAGTTGTGGGGGTTCCCGGCGTGACGGTGACTGATGTCTTGGAGTTCGATCCTGAGATCTCCCCTGACCG TGACAGCCTCCACGAGTTGGCCGCGCAGCTAGCCTCCACTGCCGATGACATGGAGCTGAGGTTCGTGCTATGCCAGTTTGCTGAGCTGCCTTGGATGGTCATATACAG CTTGTTTTTCACCTACAACCAGACAGGCCTGAGAGATGTTTATAGAAGTTTTATGTATGCTCTCACTAACCTTAGGGAGAACAGAAGGTTCCGGAACTTTCTGGCCGGCAGGGGCAGG GTATTCCCCGGCCCGTGGCGCGAGATGGTGCTGTCCCTGCTGCTGGGGGTGCTGCTCAGCTGTGGGTGCCGCCTCGCCCACTGA